AAGAACTCATCGAAGATAAAAATGTCACCGCCCTGTTTTGTGCCAATATCCTGGCTGCCTTGGGAGTTAGTAATTTTCTCATCGAGAATGCGAACACAACCGGCCGAGACTTTGGGGTTGCAAGTTTTGATGATGCCTTTTGGTATTCCATGTCCATCCCCCCCATTATCGGGGTCCAGCAGAACAAAGAAGACATTGGAGAAAAAGTGGCAATGACTCTTTTAAAGCGGATCAAAAAAAGCAATGATCCAATTCAGGAGTACCGGATTCCGACGACCCTTATCTTAAGATAGGATTAGTCGGTCAATACTAATAGATTCAATTTCAGGAGGTATTAAAAGAAGATCTTTGTCTGGGCAAAATCGATTGCGTACGAAATTTTGAACAGAGAATGAGGATTGAGATGATAACAAGTAACTTAGAAAACAAAACTGCCTATGTAACAGGCGGAGCTCGGGGAATCGGAAAAACAGTAGCCTTGGGTCTGGCCAGAAATGGTGCAGATGTCGCTATTGTCGATATTGACCTGGAGACTGCATCCCGTGTATCAGATGAAATCAAAGCTATGGGACGCCGTTCAATGGCCATATCCTGTGATGTCACAAGTGCCGATGATGTTCAGGCCATGGTTGATAGAATCATCATAGAATGGGGGAAACTGGATATCGCCTTTAATAATGCCGGGATCTGCATCAACGTAGCAGCCGAAGAGATGACACCGGCACAATGGAAAAAAGTCATCGATATTAATTTAACCGGCGTTTTCTTCACCTCCCAGGCCGCTGGTAAGGTCATGATCAAACAAAAAAGCGGAGTTATCATCAATACGGCATCCATGTCCGGTCATATTGTTAACGTTCCCCAGCCGCAAAGTGCTTACAATGCCTCAAAAGCCGCGGTCATCTTGCTGACTAAATCCTTAGCAGTAGAATGGGCTCCCCATCATGTCAGAGTCAACAGCCTCAGCCCCGGATATATTGCCACAGAAATGACTCTCTCAGCCCCGGAGGAGTGGAAATCCCGATGGCTGGAGATGTCACCTGCCGGACGGATGGGAAATCCTGAAGAGCTGGTTAGCGCGGTGCTCTATCTTGCCGATGATTCTGCCTCATTTACAACAGGAACAGATTTAGTTGTAGATGGCGGTTTTACATCCATATAAAATGAGCGAAAGAAACTGCATTCTAACCTATGACATTGGAACAACTGGAAATAAATGCTCAATTTTCGATCTGAAGGGAAATATTCTAGCCTGGGAAACTGTACACTATAGTACTGAATACCCCAAACCAGGGTGGTCACAGCAGAATCCTGAAGATTACTGGAACAGTGTCGTCACAGGAACCCGAATGCTCTATAAAAGCCATCCTGAATTATTCCAGCGCATCAGCTGCATAGGGCTCAGCGGTCATATGAACGGCATGCTCCCCATCGATGCAGTTGGAGATCCACTGTTTTCAGAAATCATACATTCTG
The sequence above is drawn from the Oceanispirochaeta sp. genome and encodes:
- a CDS encoding glucose 1-dehydrogenase, with the translated sequence MITSNLENKTAYVTGGARGIGKTVALGLARNGADVAIVDIDLETASRVSDEIKAMGRRSMAISCDVTSADDVQAMVDRIIIEWGKLDIAFNNAGICINVAAEEMTPAQWKKVIDINLTGVFFTSQAAGKVMIKQKSGVIINTASMSGHIVNVPQPQSAYNASKAAVILLTKSLAVEWAPHHVRVNSLSPGYIATEMTLSAPEEWKSRWLEMSPAGRMGNPEELVSAVLYLADDSASFTTGTDLVVDGGFTSI
- a CDS encoding FGGY family carbohydrate kinase, encoding MSERNCILTYDIGTTGNKCSIFDLKGNILAWETVHYSTEYPKPGWSQQNPEDYWNSVVTGTRMLYKSHPELFQRISCIGLSGHMNGMLPIDAVGDPLFSEIIHSDNRAESFCATIREKISDSEFYDICGNRIDVHLSLPKILWEKENYPDLYKKTFSFVQSKDFIAGKLTGHHGITDYSDASLT